From a single Cyclobacterium marinum DSM 745 genomic region:
- a CDS encoding acetoacetate decarboxylase family protein: protein MPPKRIKNYTGRYALVDGIPYTMPVSSSDSPALMAGFSCDWEKANALLPGNEIHAMKLPNGRAALMITIINYLDTSIGKYIEYSIAIACTHGSKPAPRILNTLLLGPYGTGQYILDLPVSSEISVKGGKGIWGMPKHKANLDFKVTDDQVTSQYEKDGQFAFRIEIDKPKSPSIKLKVGATNYCRFRNMLMASYIYFETKAGINLFGKAKGSLFIGDHPKVAPLKDIEINPDPFFTTFMPKTNGILDDHFECWFMTYDEPPKEMTEGLESVFPLGYSEDWLAPPSITDYEKYRIK from the coding sequence ATGCCACCAAAAAGGATAAAAAATTATACAGGTAGGTACGCACTTGTAGATGGTATTCCCTATACCATGCCTGTCAGTTCTTCTGATTCTCCCGCCTTGATGGCAGGTTTTTCTTGTGACTGGGAAAAAGCCAATGCCTTACTGCCGGGAAATGAAATACATGCAATGAAATTGCCAAATGGTAGGGCGGCCCTGATGATCACTATTATTAATTATCTGGATACGAGTATAGGTAAATACATTGAGTACAGTATTGCCATCGCCTGTACACATGGCTCAAAACCTGCACCACGAATTCTAAATACATTGTTATTGGGACCATATGGGACGGGTCAATATATTTTAGACCTTCCGGTAAGCAGTGAAATCTCTGTGAAAGGTGGAAAGGGAATTTGGGGAATGCCCAAACATAAAGCGAACCTCGATTTTAAAGTTACTGATGATCAGGTGACAAGTCAGTACGAAAAAGATGGACAATTTGCATTTCGAATAGAAATAGACAAGCCAAAATCTCCTTCAATTAAATTAAAGGTTGGGGCAACAAACTATTGTAGATTTAGAAACATGTTGATGGCCTCCTATATCTATTTTGAAACCAAAGCGGGAATTAATCTTTTTGGCAAAGCCAAAGGAAGCCTTTTCATAGGTGACCACCCGAAAGTTGCACCCTTAAAGGACATAGAAATAAACCCGGATCCATTTTTTACCACATTTATGCCGAAAACCAACGGTATCCTAGACGACCATTTTGAATGCTGGTTTATGACTTATGATGAACCTCCTAAAGAAATGACTGAAGGCTTGGAATCAGTGTTCCCACTTGGGTATTCAGAGGATTGGTTGGCCCCACCTTCGATTACTGATTATGAAAAATACCGTATCAAATAA
- the priA gene encoding replication restart helicase PriA: MEDLFGHSYPSTNKTLFADIILPVPIPRSFTYSVDPEIQDEIGIGYRVMVQFGKKRILTGIVAKVHQKAPEAYKAKPILDLLDDFPIVNALQIKFWGWMAGYYCCHIGEVMNAALPSGLKLSTESKVQIHPDFDLENPSFPMDERELVILEALEKNPEMNVDQLEPLVAAKDLHKIIKSLLAKKAILVYESVKEKYSPKIETRVRFSPEYLSESHKLNELFEKIKGKVKQENVLLKYLQQVPVFNDQALNEQGLAKKVLTDAGCSSSSIDTLVKNKVFETFKIKISRFDPIKVEEKSIELSQDQLEAYESIQHEFGTKSTVLLHGITGSGKTEIYIKLINEVLDSGSQVLLLLPEIALTTHLVSRLQKVFGDTMGIFHSRYSDNERVDVWQGVLSGKYNFIIGVRSSLFLPFDSLGLVIVDEEHESSYKQFDPAPRFHARDAALMLAWLHQAKTVLGTATPAFESFYNAQTGKYGYVKMDKRYGGAELPHFHLADILKDKKKNLLKLDFTRLMREKIQEALNNQEQVLIFQNRRGYAPYISCEECGWIPECEHCDVSLTYHQYQNELRCHYCGFKEKVPNKCQACGSEKITTVGSGTERIEENLSLLFPEARILRMDLDTTRSKYGYQKILEEFGSGNVDILVGTQMITKGLDFDRVSLVGIVDADRILFYPDFRSGERAFQQITQVAGRAGRRNKTGNVIVQTRRPDQLIFNHIIEGKYTEFYQQEMGERRQFYYPPFVKNIKIVVKHKDFKITETAAFQLKNLLVEIEGRKIILGPEKALIGKIKNLFHFEIWIKLERSTQAQEHFKHEMAQKISELHGDKRFRSVRFLVDVDPS; this comes from the coding sequence GTGGAAGATCTCTTTGGACATAGCTACCCTTCAACAAATAAAACCCTGTTTGCAGACATTATCCTTCCTGTACCTATACCTCGTTCATTCACTTATAGTGTGGATCCTGAAATTCAGGATGAGATTGGAATTGGATATAGGGTAATGGTTCAATTTGGAAAAAAAAGGATTCTAACGGGGATTGTGGCCAAAGTTCATCAAAAGGCTCCTGAGGCCTATAAGGCAAAACCTATACTTGATTTGCTGGATGATTTTCCTATTGTCAATGCATTACAAATAAAGTTTTGGGGCTGGATGGCGGGGTATTATTGCTGCCATATTGGTGAAGTTATGAATGCAGCATTGCCAAGTGGTTTAAAACTTTCCACTGAAAGTAAGGTTCAAATTCACCCTGATTTTGATCTAGAGAATCCTAGTTTTCCGATGGATGAAAGGGAATTGGTGATTTTAGAAGCGTTAGAGAAAAATCCGGAGATGAATGTAGATCAGCTTGAGCCACTGGTGGCGGCTAAAGACCTGCATAAAATCATAAAAAGCCTTTTGGCAAAAAAGGCTATTCTTGTTTATGAATCCGTAAAGGAAAAATACAGCCCCAAAATAGAAACCAGGGTGCGATTTTCTCCAGAATACTTATCTGAAAGTCATAAGTTAAATGAGCTATTCGAAAAAATCAAAGGTAAAGTAAAACAAGAAAATGTGCTGCTCAAATACCTTCAACAAGTACCTGTTTTTAATGACCAAGCTCTTAATGAACAGGGCTTAGCAAAAAAGGTGTTGACAGATGCAGGGTGTTCTTCTTCATCGATTGATACACTGGTGAAAAATAAGGTGTTTGAAACTTTTAAAATTAAAATTAGTCGGTTTGATCCCATTAAGGTTGAAGAGAAATCCATCGAACTTTCTCAAGATCAATTGGAGGCCTATGAATCCATACAACATGAATTTGGCACCAAATCTACTGTGCTTCTCCATGGTATTACCGGCTCAGGTAAAACAGAAATTTACATAAAATTAATCAATGAGGTTTTAGATAGTGGTTCTCAAGTACTGCTCTTGTTGCCGGAGATTGCGTTGACTACACATTTGGTTTCAAGGTTACAAAAGGTTTTTGGTGATACGATGGGTATTTTTCATTCCCGATATTCAGACAATGAGAGGGTTGATGTTTGGCAAGGAGTATTATCAGGTAAGTACAATTTCATTATTGGTGTAAGGTCATCTTTATTCTTACCCTTTGATAGTTTGGGTTTGGTAATAGTAGATGAGGAACATGAATCATCCTATAAACAATTTGATCCTGCACCTCGATTTCATGCACGAGATGCAGCCCTTATGTTAGCTTGGTTGCATCAGGCAAAAACGGTTTTGGGAACGGCTACACCGGCTTTTGAAAGCTTTTATAATGCTCAAACTGGTAAATACGGATATGTAAAAATGGACAAACGCTATGGAGGAGCGGAATTGCCGCATTTTCATCTCGCAGACATTCTAAAAGACAAAAAAAAGAACTTGCTCAAATTGGATTTTACAAGACTGATGAGAGAGAAAATTCAAGAGGCACTCAATAATCAAGAGCAAGTGCTTATCTTTCAAAATAGGAGAGGATATGCCCCCTATATTTCTTGTGAAGAATGTGGTTGGATTCCTGAATGCGAACATTGCGATGTGAGTTTGACTTACCATCAATACCAAAATGAATTGAGATGTCATTACTGTGGGTTTAAAGAAAAGGTACCCAATAAATGCCAGGCGTGTGGGAGTGAGAAAATCACTACTGTTGGTTCCGGTACCGAAAGAATAGAGGAGAATCTTTCTCTATTATTTCCGGAAGCTAGAATTCTAAGAATGGACTTGGATACCACACGTAGTAAATACGGCTACCAAAAGATTTTAGAGGAATTTGGTTCCGGCAATGTTGATATTCTGGTTGGGACTCAAATGATAACCAAAGGACTTGATTTTGACAGGGTTTCTTTGGTAGGAATTGTTGATGCTGATCGAATTTTATTTTACCCTGATTTTAGGTCAGGTGAAAGGGCTTTCCAACAAATTACTCAAGTAGCAGGAAGAGCGGGGAGACGCAATAAAACAGGTAATGTAATTGTTCAAACAAGAAGACCTGATCAATTGATTTTCAATCATATAATAGAAGGTAAGTATACTGAATTCTATCAACAGGAAATGGGAGAAAGGCGGCAGTTTTATTACCCTCCATTCGTCAAAAATATTAAAATTGTAGTCAAGCATAAAGATTTTAAAATTACAGAAACAGCTGCTTTCCAATTAAAAAATCTACTCGTAGAAATAGAGGGTAGAAAGATAATTCTAGGCCCGGAAAAAGCCTTGATAGGTAAAATTAAAAATTTATTCCATTTCGAAATATGGATTAAACTTGAAAGAAGTACACAAGCACAAGAACATTTTAAGCATGAAATGGCCCAGAAGATTTCAGAATTGCATGGAGATAAACGTTTTCGATCAGTTAGATTTTTAGTGGATGTAGATCCATCTTAA
- a CDS encoding coiled-coil domain-containing protein — MSEGERNNKSSINVDKGKNILIIVLVILVILSGWRLLNDHREKSRINEEVSHLTDENNQLNTRLDSITRELDVRINEITSLNGDVEALVKVREQLEKERKLDKNRSANDIARLNAQIDSYLTLLEEKDADIVRLKAQNVQLFSENKELKTDKFEIEEEMAKISKKTDDLEKKVNLASQLKAENIVVAAVNSRGREREGEFRNRQLSRLKVSFNISDNKVAEPGMRDVFIQVLSPNGQVIFDIAKGSGTFELNGKEHFYTLKQDFVFNNTRQQLTYFYEKGSDYVKGNYVVKIFSDGWEIGESKFEIK; from the coding sequence ATGAGTGAAGGAGAAAGAAATAATAAAAGCAGTATAAATGTCGACAAAGGAAAAAACATTCTAATTATCGTTTTGGTAATTTTAGTAATTCTTAGTGGCTGGAGACTTCTAAATGATCATAGGGAAAAATCTAGAATTAATGAAGAGGTATCACATTTAACTGACGAAAATAATCAGCTGAATACCAGGCTTGACTCTATTACCAGAGAATTGGATGTCAGAATTAACGAAATAACAAGCCTGAATGGGGATGTAGAGGCACTGGTGAAAGTCAGAGAGCAGTTGGAAAAGGAGCGCAAGCTTGATAAAAACAGATCAGCGAATGATATTGCCAGATTGAATGCGCAAATCGACAGTTATTTAACCTTATTAGAAGAGAAAGATGCTGATATTGTTCGATTAAAAGCTCAGAATGTCCAGCTCTTTTCTGAGAATAAAGAATTGAAAACGGATAAGTTTGAGATTGAGGAGGAGATGGCTAAAATCAGTAAGAAGACAGACGATCTCGAAAAGAAAGTGAATTTAGCGTCTCAATTAAAGGCAGAAAATATTGTGGTGGCTGCGGTTAATTCTAGGGGGAGAGAAAGGGAAGGAGAATTTAGAAACAGGCAACTTTCAAGATTGAAAGTGTCGTTCAATATTTCTGACAATAAGGTGGCAGAGCCGGGTATGAGAGATGTTTTTATTCAGGTACTTTCTCCAAATGGACAAGTGATATTTGACATCGCAAAGGGTTCCGGTACCTTTGAATTGAATGGAAAAGAACATTTTTATACTTTAAAACAAGATTTCGTTTTTAATAACACCCGGCAACAATTGACTTATTTTTATGAGAAAGGCTCCGACTATGTCAAGGGGAATTATGTGGTCAAAATTTTTTCTGATGGATGGGAAATAGGTGAAAGTAAATTTGAAATAAAATAA
- the rplI gene encoding 50S ribosomal protein L9, producing the protein MEVILKTDIKGLGYKNDLVDVKPGYGRNYLIPQGFALLATSSNKKILQENIKQAAHKAEKIKTEAEAVAAKLESITLEIKAKIGDSGKIFGKVTTLQLSDALAEKSIDIDRKKISINQPVTTSGEYEAEIDLHREVKTNVKFVVVAE; encoded by the coding sequence ATGGAAGTTATCTTAAAAACAGATATAAAAGGACTAGGGTATAAAAATGACTTGGTAGATGTGAAACCAGGTTACGGAAGAAATTACCTAATTCCTCAGGGCTTTGCTTTACTTGCAACCTCTTCAAACAAGAAGATCTTGCAAGAAAATATAAAGCAAGCGGCTCATAAAGCAGAAAAAATTAAAACTGAAGCAGAAGCTGTAGCGGCTAAGTTAGAAAGCATCACTTTAGAAATTAAAGCGAAAATAGGCGATTCCGGAAAGATTTTTGGAAAAGTTACTACTTTGCAACTTTCTGATGCTTTGGCAGAAAAGAGCATTGATATCGATCGTAAGAAAATCTCTATCAATCAGCCGGTTACTACTTCAGGAGAATATGAAGCTGAAATTGACCTTCACAGAGAAGTTAAAACCAACGTGAAGTTTGTAGTTGTAGCTGAATAG
- a CDS encoding alpha/beta fold hydrolase, which translates to MSHYFETITFESLDGFHCDLKHLKSSNVTKGPVLLVHGAGVSSNIFNPPSKNNIIYALESAGYDVWLENWRGSIQFEPNEWNLDQVAQYDHPAAVRKVIEMTGAKEIKAIIHCQGSTSFMISSILGLIPEVKLIISNAVSLHPVVPFYSGIKLNLLVPMVSKFFKFLDPQWGLRAPDFKSRLMLNVVKATHWEKDSLVGKMVSFTYGSGFPALWELENIDDQTKNWIQYEFAHVPLSFFHHIQKCVRNGALVENEKGGRDYTVEAPKTSARFVLFAGKQNKCFLPKSQENTYEYLNKLQPGLHKLYLLDNYSHLDVFFGKNAHIDVFPKMINELELG; encoded by the coding sequence ATGAGCCATTATTTTGAGACCATAACTTTTGAATCTTTGGATGGCTTCCACTGTGACCTGAAGCATCTAAAGTCTTCCAATGTCACCAAAGGTCCTGTGCTTTTGGTGCATGGTGCCGGGGTGAGTAGTAATATATTCAATCCACCATCCAAGAATAATATTATATATGCTTTGGAATCTGCTGGCTACGATGTATGGTTAGAAAACTGGAGAGGAAGTATTCAATTTGAGCCCAATGAATGGAATTTGGATCAAGTGGCACAATATGATCACCCTGCGGCTGTGAGAAAGGTGATAGAGATGACAGGAGCGAAAGAAATAAAGGCCATTATTCATTGTCAAGGAAGTACTAGTTTTATGATTTCCTCAATTTTAGGGCTTATTCCGGAAGTGAAGTTAATCATTAGCAATGCGGTTTCTTTACATCCTGTGGTTCCCTTTTATTCCGGCATTAAATTGAATTTACTCGTGCCTATGGTGAGTAAGTTTTTTAAATTTCTGGACCCACAATGGGGTTTGCGAGCCCCTGATTTTAAGTCCAGATTGATGCTTAATGTAGTAAAAGCTACACATTGGGAGAAAGATTCTTTAGTGGGTAAAATGGTTAGTTTTACTTATGGGTCAGGGTTTCCTGCATTATGGGAATTAGAGAATATAGATGATCAAACAAAAAATTGGATCCAGTATGAGTTTGCTCATGTGCCACTTTCTTTTTTTCATCACATACAAAAATGTGTAAGAAATGGGGCCTTGGTAGAAAATGAAAAGGGAGGAAGGGATTATACAGTAGAAGCGCCAAAGACATCAGCTAGGTTTGTACTATTTGCTGGAAAGCAAAACAAATGTTTTTTGCCTAAAAGTCAGGAAAACACTTATGAGTATTTGAATAAATTACAACCGGGTTTGCATAAACTATATCTATTGGATAATTACAGTCACTTGGATGTGTTTTTTGGAAAAAATGCTCATATAGATGTGTTTCCCAAAATGATAAATGAACTTGAACTTGGATGA
- a CDS encoding GSCFA domain-containing protein, translating to MKSFRTTFRFKECEKGINHSSNIITIGSCFSEVIGERLLHSKFNTLVNPYGTTFNPDSIFNLLVKTITGKPLDADLYLNRHDHFFHYQLHSSFSDTSIEALEKKIEETQSKVNAKLESATHIFITLGTAFVYRLLENGSSVANCHKQPQKYFSKSLLGLSEMLDGFNAFYQRILLINPKIQVVLTVSPVRHIKDGITQNQLSKSLLNVLCHQLVAAYPEIYYFPAYEIMMDDLRDYRFYKDDMIHPSTMAEEYIWEQFQTAFFNDETKELIQHVDQIQRNLNHRPFNPQSQAHYSFLLKLQELISLMPENLDFTLEKRSIKEQLMLFK from the coding sequence ATGAAAAGTTTTAGAACTACTTTCCGCTTTAAGGAATGTGAAAAAGGAATTAACCATTCTTCAAATATAATTACCATAGGATCTTGCTTTTCAGAAGTAATAGGAGAAAGGTTACTTCACAGTAAATTCAATACTTTGGTAAATCCTTATGGGACAACATTTAACCCGGATTCTATTTTTAATCTCTTGGTAAAGACAATTACGGGTAAGCCTTTAGATGCCGACTTGTACTTGAATAGACATGATCATTTTTTTCATTACCAGCTTCATTCTTCCTTCAGTGATACTTCAATCGAAGCACTGGAAAAAAAAATTGAGGAAACTCAGTCAAAGGTGAATGCGAAACTTGAATCTGCTACTCATATATTTATAACCTTAGGTACCGCCTTTGTTTATCGCTTATTAGAAAATGGAAGTTCTGTGGCAAATTGCCACAAACAGCCCCAAAAATATTTCTCAAAAAGCCTATTGGGTTTAAGTGAAATGCTGGATGGTTTCAATGCTTTTTACCAAAGGATTCTCCTGATCAATCCAAAAATTCAGGTGGTTTTAACAGTGAGTCCGGTGAGGCATATCAAAGATGGAATTACACAAAATCAGCTGAGCAAAAGCCTATTAAATGTCCTTTGCCACCAATTGGTCGCAGCCTATCCGGAGATTTACTATTTTCCAGCCTATGAAATTATGATGGATGATCTCAGGGATTACCGCTTTTATAAAGATGATATGATTCATCCTAGTACCATGGCCGAGGAGTATATTTGGGAGCAATTTCAGACTGCTTTTTTCAACGACGAAACCAAAGAATTGATTCAGCATGTAGATCAAATCCAACGTAACCTTAATCATCGTCCATTCAATCCTCAATCTCAGGCGCATTATAGTTTTCTATTAAAACTACAAGAATTGATTTCTTTGATGCCTGAAAACCTCGATTTTACTTTGGAAAAACGATCCATAAAAGAACAACTTATGTTGTTTAAATGA
- the rpsF gene encoding 30S ribosomal protein S6, protein MFQKNYETVFILTPVLSEVQMKDTVDKYVGLLKELGAEVVNVENWGLKKLAYPIQKKTTGFYVLVEYKADPSAIKKYEVNFRRDETVLRFLTTVMDKHGLKYAERRRKGEFNKKSEAKEEPAK, encoded by the coding sequence ATGTTCCAAAAAAATTATGAAACGGTATTCATCCTTACTCCCGTTTTGTCTGAAGTTCAGATGAAGGATACCGTAGACAAGTATGTAGGCTTGTTAAAGGAATTGGGAGCAGAGGTAGTAAATGTTGAAAACTGGGGCCTAAAAAAATTGGCTTACCCTATTCAAAAGAAAACTACCGGGTTTTATGTATTGGTTGAGTACAAAGCTGATCCATCTGCAATTAAAAAGTATGAAGTAAATTTCAGAAGAGACGAGACTGTATTAAGGTTTCTAACAACTGTAATGGACAAACATGGTTTGAAATACGCAGAAAGAAGAAGAAAAGGTGAATTCAATAAAAAATCTGAAGCTAAGGAGGAGCCAGCAAAATGA
- the rpsR gene encoding 30S ribosomal protein S18 — MTLKNEPINREQNRKKYCRFRKLGIKYIDYKDPNFLLKFVNEQGKILPRRLTGNSAKFQRKVAQAIKKARHLALLPYVADGLK; from the coding sequence ATGACATTAAAAAACGAACCAATCAACAGAGAGCAAAACAGAAAAAAATACTGTAGGTTTAGAAAATTAGGTATCAAGTATATCGATTACAAAGATCCTAACTTCTTGCTTAAATTTGTGAACGAACAAGGTAAAATTCTTCCTAGAAGATTGACAGGTAACTCTGCGAAATTTCAGAGAAAGGTTGCTCAGGCCATTAAAAAAGCCAGACATTTGGCATTATTGCCTTACGTAGCAGACGGCTTGAAATAG
- a CDS encoding thioredoxin domain-containing protein yields the protein MKANHLIKSKSIYLQQHAYNPVEWYPWSKEALEKAKLENKPILVSIGYSACHWCHVMEGESFEAKDVAKLMNAHFICIKIDREERPDLDNIYMEAVQVMGLQGGWPLNVFLLPNQKPFYGGTYFSKEQWIQVLSGVAQAFSQQYDDLVKSAEGFGQSIERSVIEKYGLKKGKSKFFPETIRQIAKDLIGKIDPVWGGMKRVPKFPMPVIWSFLLDMAILDDHEDLGEKVCFTLEKMAMGGIYDHLGGGFCRYSVDGEWFAPHFEKMLYDNGQLLSLYSKAYQYSANALFREKITETISWLLNDMCGPEMGFYSALDADSDGEEGRFYTWTFSELKDLLGDDLNWFCQLYGIKEQGNWEAGKNILYQTLPYVEVGENFGFTQEALLSKLREVKLKLKEKRESRTRPGLDDKIISGWNGWVIKGLCDAYLALGEEEIRNTAVRTGNFIWHHMVIENELYRSYKGGQAYTPAFLEDYAAVIQSFISLYKISFDSFWLRRAELLAQRVLRNFHDEEDEMFYFNDPKIEKLIANKKELFDNVIPSSNSVMARNLHQLGLYLYNDTYLAQAKSMLQLVSDMLIKEPDFLANWASFYLEQSVPTAEIVIAGKEASTLGLSFQKTYHPNIIIAAEVKTTDVLPILADKVGGKTTFYVCFNKTCKQPVETIDAAIRQLPKLPNT from the coding sequence ATGAAAGCGAATCATCTCATAAAAAGTAAAAGTATATATTTACAACAACATGCCTATAATCCGGTGGAATGGTACCCTTGGTCAAAAGAAGCCCTAGAAAAAGCGAAACTTGAGAACAAGCCTATACTCGTTAGTATTGGATATTCAGCTTGTCATTGGTGTCATGTTATGGAAGGGGAAAGCTTTGAAGCCAAAGATGTAGCTAAGTTGATGAACGCACATTTTATTTGTATAAAAATTGATAGGGAAGAACGCCCCGATTTGGATAATATATATATGGAGGCTGTACAAGTCATGGGCTTGCAGGGGGGCTGGCCACTAAATGTATTTTTGCTTCCCAATCAGAAACCTTTTTATGGTGGAACCTATTTTTCAAAAGAACAATGGATACAAGTGCTTTCAGGAGTTGCTCAGGCTTTTTCCCAACAATACGATGATCTAGTAAAGAGTGCAGAGGGTTTTGGCCAAAGTATTGAGCGTTCTGTGATAGAAAAATATGGTTTAAAGAAAGGAAAATCAAAATTTTTCCCTGAAACCATAAGGCAGATTGCCAAAGACCTTATAGGTAAAATTGACCCGGTATGGGGAGGGATGAAAAGAGTACCTAAGTTTCCAATGCCTGTTATATGGAGTTTTTTATTGGACATGGCCATTTTAGATGATCATGAAGACTTGGGTGAAAAGGTTTGTTTTACCTTGGAAAAAATGGCTATGGGAGGCATTTATGATCACCTTGGGGGAGGTTTTTGCCGGTATAGCGTAGATGGAGAGTGGTTTGCCCCTCATTTTGAAAAAATGCTTTACGACAACGGGCAGTTGCTAAGCCTGTATAGCAAAGCTTACCAATACAGTGCGAATGCACTTTTTAGAGAAAAAATTACTGAAACGATAAGCTGGTTACTTAATGATATGTGTGGCCCTGAAATGGGTTTTTATTCAGCATTAGATGCCGACAGTGATGGTGAAGAAGGGAGGTTTTATACTTGGACATTCTCTGAGTTGAAGGATCTGTTAGGGGATGATTTAAATTGGTTTTGTCAATTATACGGTATTAAAGAGCAAGGGAATTGGGAAGCCGGAAAAAATATACTTTATCAGACCCTACCTTATGTTGAAGTTGGTGAAAACTTTGGTTTTACGCAAGAAGCTTTGCTTTCAAAATTGCGAGAAGTAAAACTAAAACTCAAAGAAAAAAGGGAATCAAGGACCCGGCCGGGATTGGATGATAAAATCATTAGTGGATGGAATGGTTGGGTAATCAAAGGCTTGTGTGATGCCTACTTGGCCTTAGGTGAGGAAGAAATTAGAAATACCGCTGTAAGAACCGGTAATTTCATTTGGCATCATATGGTTATTGAAAATGAATTGTATAGAAGTTACAAAGGGGGACAAGCCTATACCCCGGCTTTTTTGGAGGATTATGCGGCTGTTATTCAATCTTTTATTTCGCTTTATAAAATTTCATTTGACTCATTCTGGCTTAGAAGAGCAGAATTATTGGCACAAAGGGTTTTGCGTAATTTTCACGATGAGGAAGATGAGATGTTTTATTTTAACGATCCTAAAATTGAAAAGTTGATAGCCAATAAGAAGGAACTATTTGACAATGTAATCCCCTCCTCTAACTCAGTAATGGCAAGAAATCTTCACCAGTTGGGGCTTTATTTATACAATGATACTTATCTTGCGCAAGCAAAAAGCATGTTACAGTTGGTCAGCGATATGTTGATAAAAGAACCTGATTTTCTAGCCAATTGGGCAAGCTTTTATTTAGAGCAATCAGTACCGACGGCTGAAATTGTAATTGCAGGCAAGGAGGCAAGTACTTTGGGCTTATCATTTCAGAAAACCTATCACCCCAATATTATTATTGCTGCTGAAGTTAAAACAACTGATGTACTTCCAATATTGGCGGATAAAGTGGGAGGTAAAACCACTTTTTACGTTTGCTTTAACAAGACCTGCAAACAACCTGTTGAGACCATTGATGCTGCCATTCGCCAACTGCCAAAATTGCCCAACACTTAA
- a CDS encoding O-methyltransferase translates to MQKIELVRKKFLASNQEILRIDFGAGSRWSRGNKQKISAIAKHVSSPLKFSLIYQFLCKLSPAHTVLELGTSLGINTAYLSAVTKGMLYSYEGDPALVDLAREHLSKESNINLVSGNLNETLNISLRALKKVDFVLIDANHRYEPTINYFNQIVLKLHAESILVIADIHWSNQMKKAWQELKTHSSVTGSMDFFDCGVLFFGNHGVRNDFILEI, encoded by the coding sequence ATGCAAAAAATTGAATTGGTGAGAAAGAAATTTCTTGCCTCTAATCAAGAAATTTTGAGAATTGATTTCGGAGCAGGTTCCCGGTGGAGTCGTGGAAATAAGCAAAAAATAAGCGCTATTGCAAAGCATGTAAGTTCTCCACTGAAATTTTCACTGATTTATCAGTTTCTTTGTAAACTTAGCCCTGCTCATACTGTCTTAGAATTAGGGACATCTTTAGGAATCAATACAGCGTACCTGTCAGCCGTGACCAAAGGAATGCTGTATAGTTATGAAGGAGACCCTGCTTTGGTGGATTTAGCACGTGAGCATCTGAGCAAAGAATCAAATATAAATCTTGTGTCAGGAAACCTAAATGAAACCTTGAATATATCACTAAGAGCTTTGAAAAAAGTAGATTTTGTATTGATAGATGCCAACCATAGATATGAACCAACAATTAATTATTTTAATCAAATAGTTCTAAAATTGCATGCGGAAAGTATTCTTGTAATTGCAGACATTCATTGGTCTAATCAGATGAAAAAAGCCTGGCAAGAATTGAAAACTCACTCTTCAGTAACAGGCAGCATGGACTTTTTTGATTGTGGGGTTTTATTTTTTGGTAACCATGGGGTAAGAAATGATTTTATTCTTGAAATTTAA
- the apaG gene encoding Co2+/Mg2+ efflux protein ApaG, translating to MATAITEGIKISLEASYQKEFSNPNMHHFVFTYKVTIQNCNPFTVQLLRRRWEIHDAAESLKLVEGEGVVGQQPVLEPGNSHTYLSGCTIKSGMGKMKGYFYVEKLNDGKMLTVTIPEFQLIANIFNN from the coding sequence ATGGCTACTGCAATAACAGAAGGGATAAAAATAAGTTTGGAAGCAAGCTACCAGAAAGAGTTTTCGAACCCTAATATGCATCATTTTGTATTTACCTATAAGGTTACCATTCAAAACTGTAATCCCTTTACCGTACAATTGCTTAGAAGAAGATGGGAAATACATGATGCTGCAGAAAGCCTTAAACTTGTGGAAGGAGAAGGTGTGGTTGGTCAGCAACCTGTATTGGAGCCTGGAAATTCACACACTTATTTATCCGGATGTACCATCAAATCAGGAATGGGTAAAATGAAAGGGTATTTTTATGTTGAAAAGTTAAATGATGGTAAAATGCTTACCGTAACAATTCCTGAATTCCAGTTGATAGCCAATATTTTCAACAATTGA